Below is a window of Halomonas sp. Bachu 37 DNA.
AGATACCGGAAAGTGTAGAGAGCAGGGCGGAGCCAAGTGCCGAGCAGTCTCATTGCGGGAAAAGTTTCGTCAGGGGGCGGTGAAACCGTCGACCAGGCCGTGACGCAAGGCCAGGTGCGTCAGTTCGACATCGGTGCTTACGCTGAGCTTGTCGAATAGCCGGTAGCGATACGTGTTGACCGTCTTGGGGCTCAGGTGCAGGCGATCGGAGATTTCCTGCACGCGCTGGCAGTTGACGATCATCATCGCGATCTGCAATTCCCGATGGGAGAGCTGGCTGAACGGGTTGCTGGTCTCGTCAAACTGGGAAAGCGCCAGCCGCTGGGCGATTTCCTGGCTGATGTAGCGGCGCCCGTTGAACACCTGATGGATTGCCGCGATCATTTCCTCGGGCTCGGTGCCCTTGCTCAGAAAGCCTGCGGCGCCAGCTTCCAGCATGCGCTTTGCAATGCTGTCTTCGATATGGGCCGTGAGAATCAAAACCTTGATGTCTTCCATGCCACGATGGATGCGACGTGCCGCTTCCAGACCACCGATGCCGGGCATGCGAATATCCATGAGAACGATATCGGGACGGAGTTTGCGGCACTGTGCGACAGCACTCTCTCCATCATCCGCTTCGCCGACAATCTTGATGTCGCTCTCTTCATCCAGAAGGTGAGCGATGCTGGTTCGCACCAGGTGGTGATCATCGGCAATCAGAACGTTGATCAAGGTAATGGCTCCTGCTTGAGGGAGGCGACAGTCCCGGCTGATGAATCTTCCTATACAGCTTGCCACAGCTCAAGCCAAAGAAGGATTAGTAAAAAGCATCGGATGGGTTACCGTAAAATACCTTGACTAGGCTCAAGCTTATCAGTAATATCCGCCCCGCTGTCCTTCGGGGCATGAGTGGGGCCTTAGCTCAGCTGGGAGAGCGCAACACTGGCAGTGTTGAGGTCAGCGGTTCGATCCCGCTAGGCTCCACCACGAACATCGAAACCGCTTGAAGCCATCTTTACGATAAGGCCTCAAGCGGTTTTTTCGTATGGAAATTTTGCTTGGGGGCGGGCGCAAGCTCTGGCCGGGTCGAAGCCCGGGCCAGAATTTTTTCACTTCACATGCTGCGTTTGAGTCGTAAAGGCCTGGCGCGACGTGCTTATGCGTCGACCTTGCCCAGCAGCAGGAACTCGATCAGCGCCTTTTGTGCGTGCAGGCGGTTGCCAGCCTCCTGCCATACCACGGCGCGGGGATCGTCAAGCAATGTCATGCTGATCTCTTCGCCTCGATGAGCCGGCAGGCAATGCAGGAAGAGTGCATCGTCCTTTGCCAGGTCGAGTAGCGCCTCGGTGACCTGATAGCCGGCGAAAGCCGCTTCGCGCTTGGCCTGCTCCTGCTCTTGGCCCATCGATGCCCATACATCGGTGGTCACAAGGTCGGCATCGGCCACCGCCTGCTTCGGGTCGCGTACCACAGTGATGCGGTCGCCTCCGGCTTGCAGGATGTCGTGACGCGGCTCATAGCCTTCCGGACAGCAGATGCGCAAGTTGAAGTCGAACTGCCGGGCGGCATTGATCCAAGAGTGACACATATTGTTGCCGTCGCCGATCCATACCGCCGTGCCTCCCTTCACTGCGCCACGAAGTTCGGTCCAGGTCATGATGTCCGCGAGCAATTGGCAGGGGTGGTAATCGTCGCTAAGTGCGTTGATGACGGGAACGCTACTGGCGTTGGCGAAGGTTTCCAGACCTTGGTGGGAAAATGTGCGGATCATCACGGCGTCGACCATCTCCGCCAGTACCCGGGCGGTATCCTCGATCGGCTCGCCTCGCCCTAGCTGTGTATCGCGGGGAGAGAGAAACAGGGCGTGGCCGCCAAACTGAGCCATGGCGGTTTCGAACGAGACGCGAGTACGAGTGGAAGATTTCTCGAAAATCATCGCCAGGGTGCGGTTGGGCAGTGGCGTGTAGCGCGGTCCCTGGGCCTTGAGATTGCTCTTGATGGTGATGGCGCGCTGAATCAGGTAATGCAGCTCATCGGGGGTAAGATCCAGCAAGGTCAGGAAATGACGTGTCGCCATGGCAACTCTCCGCGCAAAAACCACCATCGTAGCCAGCCCGCAGGGGATGCGCAACGCGCAATGCATGCGTAGAATGGCAGTCATGAGCAAGGTTGAGTAGCGCACTCGGGTACTGTCATCAGTCCTTGAGATCGCTACCTGTTCAGCCCTTGGTTGAAATCATCAGGCAGAACCATTAGGCAGGAGTTGTTATGAGCACCACGGTTGAGAATATCCAGCGGCAGATCAGCGAAAATCCGATCTTGATCTACATGAAAGGCACACCCCAATTGCCGCAGTGTGGTTTTTCCGCACAGACCGTTCAGGCCTTGATGAGCTGCGGTGAACGTTTCGCTTTCGTCAATGTGCTGGATAATCCCGATATCCGTACCGAGCTGCCCAAAGTGGCCAACTGGCCTACCTTCCCCCAGCTGTGGGTGGAAGGTGAATTGGTAGGCGGCTGCGATATCGTCATGGAAATGCACCAGAGCGGCGAGCTGGAAACGCTGGTGAAAGCGGCGGCCGGACGCGCCGATTCGCCCCAGGACGACAGCAGCGCCTGACGTTTGTCATGCCAATGCGTCGCCCTTATCGGTTCGGCGCATTGGCGGTGCCTGCCACAATCGTTAAAATGACGCTTTATCGCGTGGGCAGTCGCGTCCATCGCTCCCGCCAAGCCCTGTCGCAAGGATCCCTCGCCCAATGAGCTATCAGGTTCTGGCCCGCAAATGGCGTCCACGTACCTTTCATGAACTGGTCGGTCAGGCCCACGTTCAGCGGGCACTGGTCAATGCCCTGGATCAAGGGCGGCTGCACCATGCCTACCTGTTCACGGGCACCCGCGGGGTGGGTAAGACCACGCTGGCGCGAATACTCGCCAAGTGCCTCAATTGCACGGCCAAAGGGCGTGGCGACGAGGGTGTCACATCCACCCCTTGCGGCGAATGCGATAGCTGTCGCGCCATCGATGAAGGACGCTTCGTCGACCTGATCGAGGTCGACGCCGCCTCGCGCACCAAGGTCGAGGATACTCGTGAGTTGCTGGATAACGTCCAGTACGCGCCCACCCAGGGGCGCTACAAGGTGTATCTCATCGATGAGGTGCACATGCTTTCTACCAGCAGTTTCAATGCGTTATTGAAGACGCTGGAGGAGCCGCCTCCCCATGTAAAATTCCTCCTGGCTACCACCGACCCGCAGAAATTGCCCGCGACGGTGCTGTCTCGCTGCCTGCAGTTCACGCTCAAGCACATGCCGCCCGAGCGGATCGTCGAGCATTTGAGCAAGGTGCTCGAGGCGGAAGGTGTTGCCTACGAGGAGAGCGCCCTGTGGCTTCTGGGCAAGGCCGCCGAAGGGTCCATGCGCGATGCCATGAGTCTGACCGATCAGGCCATCGCCTTCGGCCAGGGGGCGGTTGTCCATGGCGATGTGGCGGCAATGCTGGGTACCCTGGACCATCGTCATGTGGTGGCGCTACTGGAAGCGCTGGCGCAGGTGGATGCGGCGCGGCTGTTGCAAGAAGTCGCCCAGCTCGCCGAGCAGGGGCCGGATTTCGCGGCGGTACTGGACGATGTCACCGCCGTGCTGCACCGTCTGGCTATTGCCCAGATGGTGCCCGATGCGGTGGACAACAGCCACGGGGATCGAGACGCCATCCTTGGCCTGGCCGCGAACTTCACCGCCGAGGACATCCAGCTCTACTACCAGATCGGCATTCAGGGGCGGGGAGACATGGCCAATGCGCCTGACCTGCGAAGCGCCCTGGAGATGACGCTGCTGCGGATGCTGGCCTTCCGGCCCCAGGGCGTGCCCAAACCGCCACGGACCACGCTGCCGCTTACGGGGGCAAATCCCGAAACTGAAAAAGCGCCGGTGCCTGCGGCCCCTCGGGTCGAGGCCGCTCCTTCCTCGTCGTCATCAGCTCATACACCGGCATCGGATCAAGCCGACCATCAGGAGGCAGCGGCCGCCGCGCCATCCATCGACGCGTCTTCTTCAGACTCCCCTGGGGTAGCTCCAGCCGTGGATAAGGGAGCGCCGGCAATGGAGGAGCCGCCACGACAGGCGGAGCCGCCGCCACCTTGGGAGACGCAGGTGGAGCCGGAGCTGGCCGATGAGCCCGGTAGCCCGGCGGATTCGATCGAGCCGCCATCGGCTAGTCCTGACCACGGTGAGGCAGCTGCCGAGGCCGGGCGGCTCGATCATGCCGGCTGGCTGGATATGTTCGATCAGTTGGGCCTGGGCGGGCTGACACGCAACCTGGCGGCACACTGTATTGTCCAAGCGGACGACGGTGCGGCCTTGACGTTGCTGCTGGACCCCAGTCAGTCAGCCATGCAGGCCGATGTACACCATCAGCGTATCCAGAAGGCACTGACTGCGAAGGGGTTTGCCCGTCGCTTGCATATCGAGGTGGCGGAATTGCCGCCGACCCTGGAAACGCCGCGCCAGCGCGAGGCTCGTGAAGCGGATGAACGCCATGCCGGGGCCGTGCAGGCGTTGCATCAGGACCCGCATGTACAGAAACTTCGACAAGCCTTCGGTGCGGAACTGATAGAATCCAGCGTCCAGCCGAGCGAAAGGATGACCCGTTGACGGGCGTTGAACGGCATCTGCGATTTGTAACTCACCACGAATTTGTTAACTCATCACGAACTTGTTAACTCGCTAAGCACTTGTTAATTCACAAGAGGAACGTCACATGATGAAGGGCGGAATGGGCAACTTGATGAAGCAAGCCCAGGAAATGCAGGAAAAGATGCAGCGTGTTCAGGAGGAAGTCGCCAAATCCGAAGTACAGGGTGAAGCGGGCGCCGGCCTGATCAAGGTCACCATGAATGGTCGACACGATGTCAGCAAGGTCGATATCGATCCCAGCGTCATGGAAGAAGACAAGGAGTTGCTTGAAGACCTGTTGGCCGCTGCCGTCAACGATGCCGTGCGCAAGGTGGAAGTCAGCTCCAAGGAGAAGATGGAAGAAGCGACATCCGGCTTGAATCTGCCGCCTGGCTTCAAACTGCCGTTCTAAGCCGATGCGTTTCTCACCTCTTGTAGAGCAGCTGATGGAAGCGTTTCGGGTGCTGCCGGGTGTCGGGCCGAAAACCGCCCAACGCATGGCAATGCACTTGCTTGAGCGGGATCGGGACGGCGGTCAGCGGCTTTCGGAAGTGCTTCAGGTCGCGCTCAAGGAGGTCGGGTACTGTGGTCGCTGCCGAACGTTGACCGAGGAGCCTGTGTGCGCTCTCTGCCAGAGTCCGCGTCGTGATGACTCTCTGCTCTGTATCGTGGAATCGCCGGCGGACCAGTTGGCCATTGAGGAAGCGGGTGGTTATCTGGGGCGCTATTTCGTCCTGCATGGCCACCTGTCGCCTCTTGACGGTATCGGACCCGAGGATATCGGCCTTGATCAATTAGAGGCACGCGTGGCGGAGGGCGGCATCCACGAAGTGGTATTGGCCACTAACCCTACGGTAGAGGGCGAAGCCACCGCCCATTATATCGCTGCCCAACTGGGTGATTACGGCGTCGCCATGTCACGCCTCGCCTATGGCGTGCCCATGGGAGGGGAGCTTGAATACGTCGATGGTGGCACGCTCAGTCGTGCTTTCAATGGCCGCCTGGCGTTTCGCAGTGAGTAGTCAATATTTGTCAATCTGGATGTAACCCTTGCCTAACGTGACCCCCCCTGCCTTTTGCTGGATCGATACCCCCGACGCTCTGGATGCGGCCTGCCGCGAGGTCGAGCATGCCGATGTCATCGCCCTGGATACGGAGTTCTTTCGCGAGAAGACCTTCTATCCGTTGCCGGCGCTGATTCAGTTCGCTGCCGGAGAATTGGCTTACCTGGTGGACCCTTTGGTCACGCCTTGCACGGAGGCGTTTCGCCGCTTGCTGACCCAGGGGCCGTTAAAACTACTGCACGCCAGTAGCGAGGATCTTGAGGTATTCACCGCCTGGGCGGGTGCCGTGCCGATGCCTTTGGTGGATACCCAGATCGCCCAGGGCTTTCTCGGCGATACCCCGGGGATGGGATATCAACGGCTGGTGGAATTGTGGATGGGCAAGGTTCTGCCCAAGGAAGAGACACGCTCCAACTGGCTGGAGCGGCCTTTATCCCCGGCGCAGTGTGATTATGCGGCGCTCGACGTGATCTATCTGCTCAAGGTATGGCGCCTGCAGTTCGCAGAGCTTGAAAAACTGGGGCGCTGGGAGTGGCTGCAACAGGAGTGTGAGGAGCTGGTAAGTCAAGTGGGACGCAACAAGGTGACCGATGGTCAATGGTACCTTCGCCAGCGCCAGCTGTGGCGACTCAAGCCGCGCCAGATCGAGGCTTATCGCCTGCTCACCACCTGGCGAGAGGGAGAGGCGCGCCGCCGTGACTTGCCGCGAAACTGGCTGGTCAGCGACAAGGTGCTCTACGCCATCGCCGAGGCCCTTCCGACCCATCGAGCCGCACTAGCCGAGGTCGAGGGAGTCAAGCCGATGCTGATCAAGAAGCAAGGCGACACCATTCTGGCGCTGGTCAAACAGGCCGTGGCTCAGCAGGAGGCAGACCTGCCACCAGCCCTGCCTGCTCCGAGCGGTAGTGCTTTCAAGTCGCGCTTCAAAGGGATCAAGAGCGAGGTCAATGCCGAAGCCGAACGGCTGGGTATGGCGCCGGAGATGCTGTTGCGTCGGCGGGACATGGAGGCGTTGGTGGTGGCCGATATGGAGCACAAGCCCTTGCCGCTGCCTTCCGGCTGGCGTGGAGAAAGGCTGAATGAAGCGCTGCAACAAGTATTGCAGGAGGCGGAAGCATGATGGAAGGCAAGCTGCTGTGCGAAATCTACAAGAGTTCGCGCAAGGAAGAAATGTACCTCTACGTCGATAAGCGCCAGGGGCTTGAGGCGGTGCCCGAAACACTGCTCGAACACTTCGGCAAACCGGTGGCGTTGATGACGCTGGTCCTCACACCCGACAAACCCTTGGCCCGAGCCAACGTCACTGACGTGATGGCAGCAATCAAGGAAAAGGGGTTTTATTTCCAGATGCCTCCCGCCAAGGAGGAGTATCTGTTGGACTTGTACCGCACGCCGACACAAGCGCGCTATTGAGTCTGGTATCTAGATCATACCTGTCGGTCGAAAAGGGGCACGATGCTGTGGAGAAAGCTATGCGTGAACGTTTCTGGGAGCGATTTTCCCTGGAGGAGCTGACTCCACAGGAGTGGGAGGCGCTGTGCGATGGTTGCGGTCAGTGTTGCCTGTTGAAGCTGCACGATGACGAGACTCAGGAGCTTGCGGTACTCAACGTGGCTTGCAAGCTGCTGGATATCTCGAGCTGTCAATGTAGTGACTACGCCAACCGCTTTGACAGCGTGCCGGATTGCACCCAACTGACGCCAGCGCTGGTGAAGGAATTCACCTGGTTGCCCGGAACGTGTGGCTACCGGCGCGTAGCGGAAGGGCGCAAGCTGGCGGGATGGCATCCACTGTTAAGCAATGATGCCGAACGAGTCCATCGCAAGGGGGTCAGTGTGCGCCACTTCGCGGTTTCCCAGAATGACGTGCCCGAGCGCAAGCTGGAAGAGCACATCATCGCGGTGCTGCCCATGTAGCACCGTCTGTTAGTTGACGACTAGGCTGCGCAGAGCGGCAGTCAGCTTTTTCCAAGAGCTGGAGCGTGAAGTGGTCGGGGTGTCCCAGATAGTCGGAAACTGCTCGCGTTGGGTCATGTTGATCTCCAGTTAGTTAAATATCCTTCTGGTTAAAACCTCGTTGCGCTAGCCATATCGTCTATGCGACCAAGGTTGTATGGGAGTGAGTATAATAAGTCATGGAAATGTTTTCCATAAAAATCGGAAAATATTTCCATATATCGTTCGGCCACAAAAAAACGCGAATAGAATTCGCGTTTGGCCTGGTATCCTTACCTTTATCTGGCACCCCTGCCTTTATGATGTAAGCCGGTGCGCTTCAAGCCATTGGTTCAACTCGCCCAGCGGCATGGGGCGCGCGAACAGGTATCCCTGGAATACGTCACACTCCAGCGACGTGAGGTACTCGCGTTGACGGCAGGTTTCCACACCTTCTGCTACCACGGTAAGGTCGAGATGGTGAGCCAGGGCGATAATCCCTTGCACTACCGCGGCGTCCTTGTCGTTATCGGCCATGTCGAGAATAAAGCTGCGGTCGATCTTGATCTTGTCAACTGGAAGATGGCGAAGGTAACTCAAGCTGGAAAAGCCGGTGCCGAAATCATCGATGGCCACGCTAACCCCCATGCCGCGCAGGGCATGAAGCGTATCGATGGCACTGTCGGTATCGTTCATCAATATTCCCTCGGTCAGCTCCAGTTCAAGCGACTCCGGTGCCAGGCCGGTGGTTTCCAGCGCCTGGTGTAGTGTGCTCAGAAAGCTGGGACGATGAAACTGCAGCGGGGAAAGGTTGATGGCCATGCGACAGTCGTCGGCAAGCTGCAGATGCTTCAAGGACATGAAATCGCGCGCCGCCCGCTCCATTACCCATTGACTCAGCGGGATGATCTGGCCGGTCTCCTCCGCGATGGGAATGAATAGCCCCGGCGAAATGAACCCTTTGGAGGGATGATTCCAGCGCACCAGGGCCTCGAAGCCCTCTACCTCGTTATCCCGGGTTATCAGCGGTTGGTAATGCAGGGCAAATTGCCCTTGGTCGATGGCTTCCTGCAGATCGTTGCGTAGCGTCACCCGCTGGGAGAGCTTTTCGGTAATTTCATGGGAAAAGGATTGAGTCGCGTTCCGCCCCTGTTTCTTGGCCTTGTACATGGCCATGTCGGCCTGTTGCAGCAGGGTTTCGGGATGTTCCAGAACGTCATCGCTCAAGGCGATGCCGATGCTGGCGGATAGGTACAGCTCGTGAGCGTCGATCCGGTAGGGGCGAGCGATATCGATCAGCAGTCGCTGGGCGATATCCTCGGCTTGCTGTGGCGAAACCAGGTCCGGCAACAGCAGCACGAATTCATCCCCGCCGAAGCGGCACAGGGTATCCGTGGGTCGAATCGCTTCCTTGAGCCGGCTAGCGACATTGACCAGGACCTGGTCTCCCACCGCGTGGCCCAAGGTGTCATTGATTGGCTTGAACTCGTCCAGGTCGATGAACAGCACGGCAAGTTGCTGGGCGTGGCGGCGAGCCAGTGCCACATCGTGGCGCAGGCGATCCTCGAACAGGGCACGGTTGCCAAGCCCGGTCAGCGCGTCGTGAGTGGCATGATAGGCCAGCTGGTTCTCTTGTTCCTTGCGCTCGGAAATATCGTTGATGATGCCGACGAAATGGGTCACCGCGCCATCGGCGTTGCGCACCGGCGAGATGAATATATTGTTCCAGAAGGCGCGACCATCCTTGCAGTAGTGACGAATGGTGAGATTGATGTCGCGTTCGTTTGCCATGGCCTCGGCTATCAGCCCGATCTGGCGGGAATTGGTATCCGGACCGCGCAGGAAGTGGCAGTTGCGCCCCAGCGCATCGGCTTGGGAATAACCGGTGATCGCGGTAAACGCCGGGTTGGAGTAGACGATTGCGTAGTCGGGCGCCTTCGCTTCGGCAATCAACACTCCGTTGCTGCTGGCCTCGAGGCTGCGCTGGAAGATGCGTAACTGTGCTTCACTGGCGCGGAGTTCGCTCATATCCTTCGCCACGCCGTATACGCCTACGACCGAGTCATCCACCAGGGTAGGCAGAAACGAGATATCGATAGGGTGCAAGATGCCGCTGGGGCACTGCCAAGTGATCTCGAACCGCTGGGGAACTCCCCGCTTGGCCTTGTCGAAGGCTTCGATCATCCGCGGTAGCTGGTTCGGTTCGACGATTTCTGTATAAGTACGTCCCAGTAGCTGGGCCTGGCTTGTGCCGAGCAAGTCGACCGTGGCTTGGTTGACACTCAGAAATGTTCCCGTCCGATCAAGGGAAAAAACGGCATCTGGATTGTGAGTGAAAAGCGAGCGAAAGCGCTGCTCGCTATCCTGAAGCGCTTGGCGGCGCATATGGTGTTCAAAGGTGAGGCTGATCAACCGAGTCGCGGTAGCAACAACCGTGTCCTGATCGCGGGTGGCGCCTCGGGGTTGGGCGAAAAAAAGCATCACCGCACCAAGGTGACGGTGAACCCTGCCATGCACTGGATAGGTATGTGCCGCCAGAAAACCGTGGCGCTGGGCCAGTTCGCAGAATTCGGCCCAGCGCGTTTCTTTGCGTAGGTCTGCGATGTGCATGGGCTCTGTCGTCTCTTTGAATGCGGTGCCGGGACAGTGTCGCAGAGCGCGAAAGGCAGAGGGTAGACTGAGGGAAATCAGTTCGAGCCCCTCCCGTGAAGGAGCGCTATTTCCAAGCCATATTGCGACGTATGCTTCCTCCAGCTGGTGTTCCAGCATGCGACATACCTGTAACAGTACCGATGTGTAAGGGACTTCCTGTGCAATCATCGATTGAATGCGATGCTGGTCTTCGAGTGAGTCGTTGGCCTGGGCGAGTTCACGGGTACGCGCCTTGCGTGACGCCATCAGTCCCAGGCTGAAAATCAGCTGATACGTCAGCAGTATCCCGCCTAGACCGATTCCCACCGGTAGCAGGCTGCTCAGGGACCAGGCGTCGCTCGTCAAGGCCTGCGGCGAGGCTCCACCGCGATCATTCTGGTATTGATTCCAGCTGATCAAGAACCAGCCGCTGGTACTGAGAAATATGCCTAGAATACCGGCCAGTACCGCCTTCTTGCCGAGCGATATCTGTGACTGCGGAATACGTCGGCTGAGCATGACCATGGCAATGCCGAACGCGAACGTGAACAGACCGGCCAAGGGCGTGCTTGAACGCGGCATCCAGGTGGGCAGTGTATATCCGGCGTAGTGTGCCAGGGTCGTGCAGCCGATCAGCCACATGACGCCTCCGCCCATTTTGTAGAGAAGATTCTGGTACTTGCCTTGTGGTCCTGCCCATAGACAGATTGCCGCCAAGCCCAGGGTAGGCAAGGCGTAAACGGGAAGACGGGGTTGCCCCGTCAACCACGACAGGCCGATTTGGGTAGCGTTACTGGTCAAATGGTGAAGCAGGGTATAACCCCCGATAATGGCGATCACCACTGCCGCTAGACGGCGCCCCAAAGTAAGTTCGGCCATCACCGCCGACAATCCCAGCCCGCCCACCAGTACCACCAGTGCGCTGTCGGCCATCAATGTCAATAGGGGAGGCTGGGCCGGAATCGGAAAGATACTGAAGGCCAGGCCGCCGGCACCGATAATCAGGGCACTCACCAGCAGTATCAGCAGGCCTGCCTGCAGGGCCAGTTCGCGGTTATTTACATCCA
It encodes the following:
- the uvrY gene encoding UvrY/SirA/GacA family response regulator transcription factor, producing MINVLIADDHHLVRTSIAHLLDEESDIKIVGEADDGESAVAQCRKLRPDIVLMDIRMPGIGGLEAARRIHRGMEDIKVLILTAHIEDSIAKRMLEAGAAGFLSKGTEPEEMIAAIHQVFNGRRYISQEIAQRLALSQFDETSNPFSQLSHRELQIAMMIVNCQRVQEISDRLHLSPKTVNTYRYRLFDKLSVSTDVELTHLALRHGLVDGFTAP
- the argF gene encoding ornithine carbamoyltransferase, whose amino-acid sequence is MATRHFLTLLDLTPDELHYLIQRAITIKSNLKAQGPRYTPLPNRTLAMIFEKSSTRTRVSFETAMAQFGGHALFLSPRDTQLGRGEPIEDTARVLAEMVDAVMIRTFSHQGLETFANASSVPVINALSDDYHPCQLLADIMTWTELRGAVKGGTAVWIGDGNNMCHSWINAARQFDFNLRICCPEGYEPRHDILQAGGDRITVVRDPKQAVADADLVTTDVWASMGQEQEQAKREAAFAGYQVTEALLDLAKDDALFLHCLPAHRGEEISMTLLDDPRAVVWQEAGNRLHAQKALIEFLLLGKVDA
- the grxD gene encoding Grx4 family monothiol glutaredoxin; this encodes MSTTVENIQRQISENPILIYMKGTPQLPQCGFSAQTVQALMSCGERFAFVNVLDNPDIRTELPKVANWPTFPQLWVEGELVGGCDIVMEMHQSGELETLVKAAAGRADSPQDDSSA
- the dnaX gene encoding DNA polymerase III subunit gamma/tau; amino-acid sequence: MSYQVLARKWRPRTFHELVGQAHVQRALVNALDQGRLHHAYLFTGTRGVGKTTLARILAKCLNCTAKGRGDEGVTSTPCGECDSCRAIDEGRFVDLIEVDAASRTKVEDTRELLDNVQYAPTQGRYKVYLIDEVHMLSTSSFNALLKTLEEPPPHVKFLLATTDPQKLPATVLSRCLQFTLKHMPPERIVEHLSKVLEAEGVAYEESALWLLGKAAEGSMRDAMSLTDQAIAFGQGAVVHGDVAAMLGTLDHRHVVALLEALAQVDAARLLQEVAQLAEQGPDFAAVLDDVTAVLHRLAIAQMVPDAVDNSHGDRDAILGLAANFTAEDIQLYYQIGIQGRGDMANAPDLRSALEMTLLRMLAFRPQGVPKPPRTTLPLTGANPETEKAPVPAAPRVEAAPSSSSSAHTPASDQADHQEAAAAAPSIDASSSDSPGVAPAVDKGAPAMEEPPRQAEPPPPWETQVEPELADEPGSPADSIEPPSASPDHGEAAAEAGRLDHAGWLDMFDQLGLGGLTRNLAAHCIVQADDGAALTLLLDPSQSAMQADVHHQRIQKALTAKGFARRLHIEVAELPPTLETPRQREAREADERHAGAVQALHQDPHVQKLRQAFGAELIESSVQPSERMTR
- a CDS encoding YbaB/EbfC family nucleoid-associated protein encodes the protein MMKGGMGNLMKQAQEMQEKMQRVQEEVAKSEVQGEAGAGLIKVTMNGRHDVSKVDIDPSVMEEDKELLEDLLAAAVNDAVRKVEVSSKEKMEEATSGLNLPPGFKLPF
- the recR gene encoding recombination mediator RecR, with amino-acid sequence MRFSPLVEQLMEAFRVLPGVGPKTAQRMAMHLLERDRDGGQRLSEVLQVALKEVGYCGRCRTLTEEPVCALCQSPRRDDSLLCIVESPADQLAIEEAGGYLGRYFVLHGHLSPLDGIGPEDIGLDQLEARVAEGGIHEVVLATNPTVEGEATAHYIAAQLGDYGVAMSRLAYGVPMGGELEYVDGGTLSRAFNGRLAFRSE
- the rnd gene encoding ribonuclease D, translated to MPNVTPPAFCWIDTPDALDAACREVEHADVIALDTEFFREKTFYPLPALIQFAAGELAYLVDPLVTPCTEAFRRLLTQGPLKLLHASSEDLEVFTAWAGAVPMPLVDTQIAQGFLGDTPGMGYQRLVELWMGKVLPKEETRSNWLERPLSPAQCDYAALDVIYLLKVWRLQFAELEKLGRWEWLQQECEELVSQVGRNKVTDGQWYLRQRQLWRLKPRQIEAYRLLTTWREGEARRRDLPRNWLVSDKVLYAIAEALPTHRAALAEVEGVKPMLIKKQGDTILALVKQAVAQQEADLPPALPAPSGSAFKSRFKGIKSEVNAEAERLGMAPEMLLRRRDMEALVVADMEHKPLPLPSGWRGERLNEALQQVLQEAEA
- a CDS encoding YcgL domain-containing protein codes for the protein MEGKLLCEIYKSSRKEEMYLYVDKRQGLEAVPETLLEHFGKPVALMTLVLTPDKPLARANVTDVMAAIKEKGFYFQMPPAKEEYLLDLYRTPTQARY
- a CDS encoding YcgN family cysteine cluster protein, whose product is MRERFWERFSLEELTPQEWEALCDGCGQCCLLKLHDDETQELAVLNVACKLLDISSCQCSDYANRFDSVPDCTQLTPALVKEFTWLPGTCGYRRVAEGRKLAGWHPLLSNDAERVHRKGVSVRHFAVSQNDVPERKLEEHIIAVLPM
- a CDS encoding putative bifunctional diguanylate cyclase/phosphodiesterase encodes the protein MDVNNRELALQAGLLILLVSALIIGAGGLAFSIFPIPAQPPLLTLMADSALVVLVGGLGLSAVMAELTLGRRLAAVVIAIIGGYTLLHHLTSNATQIGLSWLTGQPRLPVYALPTLGLAAICLWAGPQGKYQNLLYKMGGGVMWLIGCTTLAHYAGYTLPTWMPRSSTPLAGLFTFAFGIAMVMLSRRIPQSQISLGKKAVLAGILGIFLSTSGWFLISWNQYQNDRGGASPQALTSDAWSLSSLLPVGIGLGGILLTYQLIFSLGLMASRKARTRELAQANDSLEDQHRIQSMIAQEVPYTSVLLQVCRMLEHQLEEAYVAIWLGNSAPSREGLELISLSLPSAFRALRHCPGTAFKETTEPMHIADLRKETRWAEFCELAQRHGFLAAHTYPVHGRVHRHLGAVMLFFAQPRGATRDQDTVVATATRLISLTFEHHMRRQALQDSEQRFRSLFTHNPDAVFSLDRTGTFLSVNQATVDLLGTSQAQLLGRTYTEIVEPNQLPRMIEAFDKAKRGVPQRFEITWQCPSGILHPIDISFLPTLVDDSVVGVYGVAKDMSELRASEAQLRIFQRSLEASSNGVLIAEAKAPDYAIVYSNPAFTAITGYSQADALGRNCHFLRGPDTNSRQIGLIAEAMANERDINLTIRHYCKDGRAFWNNIFISPVRNADGAVTHFVGIINDISERKEQENQLAYHATHDALTGLGNRALFEDRLRHDVALARRHAQQLAVLFIDLDEFKPINDTLGHAVGDQVLVNVASRLKEAIRPTDTLCRFGGDEFVLLLPDLVSPQQAEDIAQRLLIDIARPYRIDAHELYLSASIGIALSDDVLEHPETLLQQADMAMYKAKKQGRNATQSFSHEITEKLSQRVTLRNDLQEAIDQGQFALHYQPLITRDNEVEGFEALVRWNHPSKGFISPGLFIPIAEETGQIIPLSQWVMERAARDFMSLKHLQLADDCRMAINLSPLQFHRPSFLSTLHQALETTGLAPESLELELTEGILMNDTDSAIDTLHALRGMGVSVAIDDFGTGFSSLSYLRHLPVDKIKIDRSFILDMADNDKDAAVVQGIIALAHHLDLTVVAEGVETCRQREYLTSLECDVFQGYLFARPMPLGELNQWLEAHRLTS